Below is a window of Pseudodesulfovibrio sp. 5S69 DNA.
CGACCATCAGCGCCAGCGTGGGCGTGTCCGTGTATCCCGAGAACGGCGAGTCCGCCGAGCTCCTGGTCCAGAAGGCGGACCAGGCCATGTACGCCTCCAAGCACAAGGGCAAGAGCACCTGCACCATGGCCGACTCATCCCGCTGCGCGGACGCCTGATCCCTTTCCCGAATCAATCGCCCATGCGCCGGAACAACGGGGCCTGGGCGCAGCAGCCCGACATGCCGAGCGAGCGGTAGACCGCGTCCATGTCCACGGCCTCGCGCACCACCGAGGCCAGGTGGTCCAGGGCATCCTCCAGGCCGAAGGCGGTCTGGACCGTCTCCAGGGGCGACAATCCCTTGTCCATGCGCAACTGGTCGATGAACCAGCGGCGGAACGGGTCCGCGTCGAACAGCCCGTGCAGGTAGGTGCCGAGCACCCGTCCGTCCGGGCGCATGTAGCCCAGCGGCTCGCCCGCGTTGTCGCGCAGGGCCACGCGCAGGTCGTCGGACAGCGGCTCGGTGCGGCCGTGGTGGATCTCGTAGCCGTGCACGCCGTGGCCCGAGGCCGAGTGGGTGCCGAAGGTGCGGGTCAGCGTCTTTTCCGGGGCCAGGGTCGTCTGGACCGGCAGGAGGTCGAAGCCCTCCACGCGGGTGGTCTCGGACTCCAGGCCGTAGGGGTCGTCCACGATGCGGCCGAGCATCTGGAACCCGCCGCAGATGCCGACGATGCGGGTACGGCCCTCGGCCAGCCCGCGCAGGACCGCGGCCATGCCCGTGCCCTTGAGCGCGCGCATATCCGGCACCGTGGACTTGGAGCCGGGGATGATCACCGCGTCCGGCGTGCCCACGTCGCGGGCGTCGGCCGCCACGCGCACGCGCACGTCCGGCTCGGCGTACAGCGGGTCGATGTCGTTGAAATTCGAGATGCGCGGCAGGTCCAGGACCACGATGTCCACGCACCGGTCCGCGGGCAGCTTGTCCGCCTCGGGCCGGAAGCCTTCCTTGAACGAAACCGAATCCTCCTCGGGCAGACCGAGCCCGTGGATGTACGGCACGGTGCCGAGCACCGGCTTGCCCGTGCGCTCGAACATCTGGCCGAAGGCCGGATCGAGGAGCGAGGCGTCGCCCCGGAAGCGGTTGATGACATAGCCCTCCACCAGGTTGCGCTCTTTCGGCGTGAGCAGGCTCATGGTCCCGACGATGGAGGCGAAGACCCCGCCCCGATCGATGTCGCCGGTGAGCAGAACCCTGGCCTTGGCGTAGTCGGCCATGGCCATGTTGACGATGTCGTGGTGCTTGAGGTTGACCTCGGCCGGGCTGCCCGCCCCTTCCAGGACCATGACGTCGTGCTCGTTGGCCAGGGAGTCGTAGGCCGCCTTGACCGCGTCGAAGGCGCGCGGCTTGTACTCCACGTACTCGCGCACGTTCATGTTGCCCACCGGCCGTCCCATGACGATGACCTGGGACCCGGTGTCCGAGCCGGGCTTGAGCAGCACCGGGTTCATGCGCACGTCCGGGTTCAGGCGGCAGGCCATGGCCTGGGTCACCTGGGCCCGGCCCATCTCCCCGCCCTGGTCCGTGACGTAGGAGTTGAGCGACATGTTCTGGGCCTTGAACGGGGCCACGTCGAACCCGTCCTGGAGCAGAATCCGGCAAAAGGCGGCCGCCAGCAC
It encodes the following:
- a CDS encoding cobyric acid synthase — encoded protein: MDKQNLFAGIPEVLDERRFAHGGNRRRMAETAGCAVEEILDFSANVNPLGPPPWLGQVVGQALQEVDAYPDPECTRLIMAASERYKVWPTQVAAGNGASELLFAIAGLKGFRQAVIPSPTYVDYARSCRVHRLPVVESPLADDFTVDFPSMGTLLATPSLVFLCSPNNPTGTVVSANDLREVAAMFPRSTFVVDESFAEFLPQDGENAADRLTRDRPSNVITVLSLTKSYAIPGLRLGLAFADPDVILRIRHNMPAWSVNTLAQRVGERCLRDDAYLAETREQTRLLRESLASGLRQVPGIKVLPGAANYLLCRMDRVGRDAASLQERLLMEHRIGIRLCGNYTGLDDKWFRVAVRGREDNERLIRAMEAVAGTARGPVVRRTRKTPALMIQGTSSNAGKSVLAAAFCRILLQDGFDVAPFKAQNMSLNSYVTDQGGEMGRAQVTQAMACRLNPDVRMNPVLLKPGSDTGSQVIVMGRPVGNMNVREYVEYKPRAFDAVKAAYDSLANEHDVMVLEGAGSPAEVNLKHHDIVNMAMADYAKARVLLTGDIDRGGVFASIVGTMSLLTPKERNLVEGYVINRFRGDASLLDPAFGQMFERTGKPVLGTVPYIHGLGLPEEDSVSFKEGFRPEADKLPADRCVDIVVLDLPRISNFNDIDPLYAEPDVRVRVAADARDVGTPDAVIIPGSKSTVPDMRALKGTGMAAVLRGLAEGRTRIVGICGGFQMLGRIVDDPYGLESETTRVEGFDLLPVQTTLAPEKTLTRTFGTHSASGHGVHGYEIHHGRTEPLSDDLRVALRDNAGEPLGYMRPDGRVLGTYLHGLFDADPFRRWFIDQLRMDKGLSPLETVQTAFGLEDALDHLASVVREAVDMDAVYRSLGMSGCCAQAPLFRRMGD